One Amycolatopsis sp. NBC_00355 genomic window carries:
- a CDS encoding fasciclin domain-containing protein, which produces MTKLRLAGIGITAAAALALTACSGSDTASSGSSSAPAPAPSSSMAAPSSSADSGASNGMTTNADVFGPACSQLPQGSAPGSLDSMGPQPVASAASTNPLLTKLVAAVKATNLVDTLNSAPAITVFAPADPAFAALGDAKFNELAGKPAELSPILQYHVVGKRYDAKGLASAGTLDSLNTAGGPLKIEGTGDNMTVNGAKILCGNIPTKNATVFVIDKVLTPGTNK; this is translated from the coding sequence GTGACCAAGCTTCGTCTCGCCGGTATCGGTATCACCGCGGCCGCCGCGCTCGCCCTGACCGCGTGCAGCGGCAGCGACACCGCGTCCTCGGGCAGCTCCAGCGCCCCGGCCCCGGCCCCGTCCTCCTCGATGGCCGCGCCGTCCTCCAGCGCCGACTCGGGCGCCTCGAACGGCATGACCACCAACGCCGACGTCTTCGGCCCCGCCTGCAGCCAGCTGCCGCAGGGATCCGCGCCGGGCTCGCTCGACTCGATGGGCCCGCAGCCCGTCGCCTCCGCCGCCTCGACCAACCCGCTGCTCACCAAGCTCGTCGCCGCGGTCAAGGCCACCAACCTGGTCGACACCCTCAACAGCGCCCCGGCCATCACCGTGTTCGCCCCGGCCGACCCCGCCTTCGCCGCCCTGGGTGACGCCAAGTTCAACGAACTCGCCGGCAAGCCCGCCGAACTGTCGCCGATCCTGCAGTACCACGTCGTCGGCAAGCGTTACGACGCCAAGGGCCTCGCCTCCGCCGGCACCCTCGACTCCCTCAACACCGCCGGTGGCCCGCTGAAGATCGAAGGCACCGGGGACAACATGACCGTCAACGGCGCGAAGATCCTCTGCGGCAACATCCCCACCAAGAACGCCACCGTCTTCGTCATCGACAAGGTGCTGACCCCCGGCACCAACAAGTAG
- a CDS encoding cytochrome P450, with translation MEPDVFEYPFRYPGAFEPPAEWARLRRECPVARVRLESGDEAVLLTRHEDVKQVLADPRFSRQMDADDAARLTADESGGPFGGENTVATGEAHLRWRRIVGRYFTAKRMADLRPRIAEMTERFVGDMVRKGAPADLGAAVGFPLPVWVICHLLAVPDADRDRFAYWSDTLLNLNRYQQSEIDAAQAGFVAYLGDHIADRRAHPGDDLISELVAVRDADDGRLSEGELLMTAQGLLIAGHETTSSMIGKMVAILLADRSRWERLLAEPDLVRTAVEELLRFDTIAGFGVPRYVSADVTLSAGTIAAGTTVICQVGAANRDPEAIERADELDVTRAPNGHLAFGAGPHSCIGQALARTELQTVLEVLLRTLPTLELAVPPERLRPTEGLIVGSLHELPVRW, from the coding sequence GTGGAGCCCGACGTCTTCGAGTACCCGTTCCGCTATCCCGGCGCGTTCGAACCACCGGCCGAATGGGCCCGGCTGCGGCGGGAGTGCCCGGTGGCGCGGGTGCGGCTGGAATCGGGTGACGAGGCCGTGCTGCTCACCCGCCACGAAGACGTCAAACAGGTGCTGGCCGATCCCCGGTTCAGCCGTCAGATGGACGCCGACGACGCCGCGCGCCTGACCGCGGACGAGTCGGGTGGCCCGTTCGGCGGGGAGAACACGGTGGCGACCGGGGAGGCGCACCTGCGGTGGCGGCGCATCGTCGGGCGGTACTTCACCGCCAAGCGCATGGCCGACCTGCGGCCCAGGATCGCCGAGATGACCGAGCGGTTCGTCGGCGACATGGTGCGGAAGGGCGCGCCGGCGGATCTCGGCGCCGCGGTCGGTTTTCCGTTGCCGGTGTGGGTGATCTGCCACCTGCTCGCCGTCCCCGACGCCGACCGGGACCGGTTCGCCTACTGGTCGGACACCCTGCTGAACCTCAACCGCTACCAGCAGAGCGAGATCGACGCCGCCCAGGCCGGTTTCGTGGCGTACCTCGGGGATCACATCGCCGACCGCCGCGCCCACCCCGGCGACGACCTGATCAGCGAGCTGGTGGCGGTCCGCGACGCCGATGACGGCCGGCTGTCGGAGGGCGAACTGCTGATGACCGCCCAGGGGCTGCTGATCGCCGGGCACGAGACCACGTCGAGCATGATCGGCAAGATGGTGGCGATCCTGCTGGCCGACCGCAGCCGCTGGGAACGCCTGCTGGCCGAACCGGACCTGGTCCGCACCGCCGTCGAGGAACTCCTGCGCTTCGACACCATCGCCGGGTTCGGCGTGCCCCGCTACGTCAGCGCCGACGTCACCCTGTCCGCCGGGACGATCGCCGCGGGCACGACGGTGATCTGCCAGGTCGGCGCGGCGAACCGGGACCCCGAGGCCATCGAGCGGGCCGACGAGCTGGACGTGACCCGCGCCCCCAACGGGCACCTCGCCTTCGGCGCCGGGCCGCACTCCTGCATCGGGCAGGCGCTGGCGCGCACCGAACTGCAGACGGTGCTCGAAGTGCTCCTGCGAACGCTCCCGACGCTGGAGCTGGCCGTCCCGCCAGAGCGGCTGCGACCGACCGAGGGCCTGATCGTGGGCAGCCTGCACGAGCTGCCCGTGCGGTGGTGA
- a CDS encoding DMT family transporter, which translates to MTTPTHRRAAWIPYAGLLVLFWGVWGAFSSLPTSLYKYPDPMVYVIWSVTMLIPAYFSLRGRKIDRRPIAAVYGLLIGLTGAGGQLVLFKALTIGPAYIIFPIVALSPAITVLMAFGALRERLSALSWIGVGLALVSIVLFSVSSGDAGEATGPYLLLAILVCVAWGVQAYFMRKAAVVGVNDATTFGWMTVSGLLLIPVALIMMGGLPLSFPWQAPALTAITQLLNAVGALFLVMAMSRGKASIVAPVTNALAPVLTIVLSLIVFQTLPTAFQLGGIVLALVGSSLMVYSSEKTGEEPVVTADPRGSVS; encoded by the coding sequence ATGACGACCCCGACCCATCGTCGCGCCGCCTGGATCCCCTACGCCGGCCTGCTGGTCCTGTTCTGGGGCGTCTGGGGCGCGTTCTCCAGCCTCCCTACGTCGCTCTACAAGTACCCGGACCCGATGGTCTACGTCATCTGGTCGGTCACGATGCTGATCCCCGCCTACTTCTCGCTGCGCGGGCGGAAGATCGACCGCCGCCCGATCGCCGCGGTGTACGGGCTGCTGATCGGGCTCACCGGCGCCGGCGGGCAGCTAGTGCTGTTCAAGGCGCTCACCATCGGCCCGGCCTACATCATCTTCCCGATCGTCGCGTTGTCGCCGGCGATCACGGTCCTGATGGCGTTCGGCGCGCTGCGCGAGCGGCTCAGCGCCTTGAGCTGGATCGGCGTCGGGCTCGCGCTGGTGTCCATCGTCCTGTTCTCGGTCTCCTCCGGGGACGCCGGCGAAGCCACCGGTCCGTACCTGCTGCTGGCGATCCTGGTGTGCGTCGCGTGGGGCGTGCAGGCGTACTTCATGCGCAAGGCCGCGGTCGTCGGGGTCAACGACGCGACGACGTTCGGCTGGATGACGGTCAGCGGCCTGCTGCTGATCCCGGTCGCCCTGATCATGATGGGCGGCCTGCCGCTGTCGTTCCCCTGGCAGGCGCCCGCGCTGACCGCGATCACCCAGCTGCTCAACGCGGTCGGCGCGCTCTTCCTCGTGATGGCCATGAGCCGCGGGAAGGCCTCGATCGTCGCGCCGGTGACGAACGCGCTGGCGCCGGTGCTGACCATCGTGCTGTCGCTGATCGTCTTCCAGACCCTGCCGACGGCCTTCCAGCTCGGCGGGATCGTCCTGGCACTCGTCGGCTCGTCGCTCATGGTCTACAGCTCGGAGAAGACCGGCGAAGAGCCCGTCGTCACCGCCGATCCGCGGGGATCGGTGTCATGA
- a CDS encoding DeoR/GlpR family DNA-binding transcription regulator — translation MSIPTAAAPVAEKRRRGRLARPERMAQILHELSESGSLHVGDLSRRFGVSEATLRRDLTALEEQRLLTRTHGGALAQEVDYELPVRYREAQSRDGKRAIAREAVRRLPPEPHVIGLTGGSTTAALAKELPQRADLTVVTNALNTAMDLVLRPRVKLVVVGGVSRPRSYELVGPWAEQVLASINIGTAFIGVDGIDVAGGLTTHDENEARTNRAMLCRAQRVVVVADGSKLGRRTLARIADVGEIHELITDSTADEDAVAAIRAAGVRVTVVDVFPGKTVSRSLG, via the coding sequence ATGAGCATTCCCACCGCCGCCGCTCCCGTCGCGGAGAAGCGCCGTCGCGGCCGCCTCGCCCGTCCCGAGCGCATGGCGCAGATCCTGCACGAGCTCAGCGAATCGGGTTCGCTGCACGTCGGCGACCTGTCCCGCCGGTTCGGGGTGTCCGAGGCGACGCTGCGCCGGGACCTCACCGCGCTGGAGGAACAGCGGCTGCTCACCCGGACCCACGGTGGCGCCCTGGCCCAGGAAGTGGACTACGAACTGCCCGTCCGGTACCGGGAAGCCCAGTCGCGGGACGGGAAACGCGCGATCGCGCGCGAGGCCGTGCGCCGGTTGCCGCCGGAGCCGCACGTGATCGGCCTGACCGGCGGCTCGACCACGGCGGCGCTGGCGAAGGAACTGCCCCAGCGCGCGGACCTGACCGTCGTCACCAACGCGTTGAACACGGCCATGGACCTCGTGTTGCGCCCACGGGTGAAGCTGGTGGTGGTCGGCGGCGTCTCCCGGCCGCGGTCCTACGAGCTGGTCGGGCCGTGGGCGGAGCAGGTGCTGGCGTCCATCAACATCGGCACGGCGTTCATCGGCGTCGACGGGATCGACGTGGCGGGCGGGCTCACCACCCACGACGAGAACGAGGCGCGGACCAACCGGGCGATGCTCTGCCGGGCGCAGCGGGTGGTCGTCGTGGCCGACGGCAGCAAGCTGGGCCGGCGCACGCTGGCGCGGATCGCGGACGTCGGCGAGATCCACGAGCTCATCACGGACTCCACCGCCGACGAGGACGCCGTCGCCGCGATCCGGGCGGCCGGAGTGCGGGTGACCGTGGTCGACGTCTTCCCGGGAAAAACGGTCAGCCGATCGCTCGGCTGA
- a CDS encoding N-acetylglucosamine kinase → MFLGVDGGGTKTAFCVVDTHGEVVAEARTASIYYLMQGIDIVEPLLRQGIDEVCDTAGVSADQLTHAFFGIPCYGEISADVPVLDALPGRILGPVGYACGNDMICGWAASLGGADGINVVAGTGSIAYGENRGRSWRGGGWSELFGDEGSGYWVAVKGLAAFSRMSDGRRPAGVLADELRAELGLATDLDAIDVVVNRWHGDRGKIAGLSKVVTRAADAGDPAALEILREAGRELALHVGVGADALGFEAGETVPVSYSGGMFGAPHVLAAFREALADGPHAYDLREPLLPPHVGAAVYAARLSGHTFTPPLTSRG, encoded by the coding sequence ATGTTTCTCGGAGTGGACGGCGGCGGCACCAAGACCGCGTTCTGCGTCGTCGACACGCACGGCGAGGTGGTCGCCGAGGCGCGCACGGCCAGCATCTACTACCTCATGCAGGGCATCGACATCGTCGAACCGTTGCTGCGCCAGGGAATCGACGAAGTCTGCGACACGGCGGGGGTTTCCGCCGACCAGCTGACCCACGCCTTCTTCGGCATCCCCTGCTACGGCGAGATCAGCGCCGACGTCCCCGTGCTCGACGCGCTGCCCGGGCGGATCCTGGGCCCGGTCGGCTACGCGTGCGGCAACGACATGATCTGCGGCTGGGCGGCGTCACTCGGCGGGGCCGACGGCATCAACGTCGTGGCCGGGACCGGGTCGATCGCCTACGGCGAGAACCGGGGACGCAGCTGGCGCGGCGGCGGCTGGAGCGAGCTGTTCGGCGACGAGGGCTCGGGCTACTGGGTGGCGGTCAAGGGACTGGCGGCGTTCAGCCGGATGAGCGACGGGCGCCGGCCCGCCGGTGTCCTCGCCGACGAGCTGCGCGCCGAGCTCGGCCTGGCCACCGACCTCGACGCCATCGACGTCGTCGTCAACCGGTGGCACGGGGACCGCGGGAAGATCGCCGGTCTGAGCAAGGTCGTCACGCGCGCCGCGGACGCGGGCGACCCGGCCGCCCTCGAGATCCTGCGCGAGGCCGGCCGGGAACTCGCGCTGCACGTGGGTGTCGGCGCCGACGCCCTCGGGTTCGAGGCGGGCGAGACCGTGCCCGTCTCCTACTCCGGCGGCATGTTCGGCGCCCCGCACGTGCTGGCCGCGTTCCGCGAGGCGCTCGCGGACGGCCCGCACGCCTACGACCTGCGCGAGCCGCTGCTGCCCCCGCACGTCGGCGCGGCCGTCTACGCCGCCCGGCTTTCCGGCCACACCTTCACCCCGCCGCTGACCTCGAGAGGCTGA
- a CDS encoding SIS domain-containing protein, translating into MAVDEKQWGDSRTAAEIRQQPGAWRRVARTVAHARSGVDRLLGEALADPRTRIVLTGAGTSAFVGEVVAPDLTRHLGRQVEAIATTDIVAGPRSVVAGDRPVLLVSFARSGNSPESAAAAGLVDRLAPAAHHLVITCDASGELARRWSGAANAVVLALPPELNDRGFAMTSSFTGMVLAALLCLGLEVDVEAAACAAEAVLDTAGSRAAAVAAAEPARLVYLGSGALKGLALEAALKCLELTAGTVVAVSDSPLGFRHGPKAVLDEATTAVVFHSADPYTRGYDEDITRELVRSLGPDRVLAVGGAGEAPGGARSWPLPGTAGWPDAVRALVAVIPAQAIALACSVARGLAPDNPFPGGEVNRVVRGVVIHAFARPSEV; encoded by the coding sequence GTGGCAGTGGACGAGAAGCAGTGGGGCGACAGCCGCACGGCCGCCGAGATCCGGCAGCAGCCCGGCGCCTGGCGCCGGGTGGCGCGGACCGTGGCGCACGCCCGTTCCGGCGTCGACCGGCTTCTCGGCGAGGCCTTGGCGGACCCGCGGACCAGGATCGTCCTGACCGGCGCGGGCACGTCGGCGTTCGTCGGTGAGGTCGTGGCACCCGACCTCACCCGGCACCTCGGCCGGCAGGTCGAGGCGATCGCGACGACCGACATCGTCGCCGGCCCCCGCTCGGTGGTCGCCGGCGATCGGCCCGTGCTCCTGGTCTCGTTCGCCCGCAGCGGCAACAGCCCCGAATCGGCCGCGGCGGCCGGCCTCGTGGACCGGCTGGCGCCGGCCGCGCACCACCTCGTCATCACCTGCGACGCGTCGGGCGAGCTCGCGCGCCGGTGGTCGGGCGCCGCGAACGCCGTCGTGCTGGCCCTTCCCCCGGAACTGAACGACCGCGGGTTCGCCATGACCTCGTCGTTCACCGGCATGGTCCTGGCCGCCTTGCTCTGCCTGGGCCTCGAGGTCGACGTCGAAGCCGCGGCCTGCGCGGCGGAGGCCGTGCTGGACACCGCGGGGAGCCGGGCGGCGGCGGTCGCCGCGGCCGAGCCGGCCCGCCTGGTCTACCTGGGTTCCGGCGCACTGAAGGGCTTGGCGCTGGAGGCCGCCCTCAAGTGCCTCGAGCTGACCGCCGGCACGGTCGTCGCCGTGAGCGATTCGCCGCTGGGGTTCCGCCACGGCCCCAAAGCCGTCCTGGACGAGGCGACCACCGCCGTCGTCTTCCACTCGGCGGACCCCTACACCCGCGGTTACGACGAGGACATCACCCGCGAGCTCGTGCGGTCCCTCGGCCCGGACCGGGTGCTCGCCGTCGGCGGCGCGGGTGAGGCTCCGGGCGGCGCCCGCAGCTGGCCGCTGCCCGGCACGGCCGGCTGGCCGGACGCCGTGCGCGCGCTCGTCGCCGTCATCCCCGCGCAGGCGATCGCCCTCGCGTGTTCGGTCGCCCGGGGCCTCGCACCCGACAACCCCTTCCCCGGCGGCGAAGTCAACCGCGTCGTGCGGGGCGTCGTCATCCACGCGTTCGCCCGACCTTCGGAGGTCTGA
- a CDS encoding helix-turn-helix domain-containing protein, whose protein sequence is MIAARWGFAGAAHFSQAFRGAYGLSPSRFRRDGKPLS, encoded by the coding sequence TTGATCGCGGCCCGGTGGGGCTTCGCCGGCGCCGCGCACTTCAGCCAGGCGTTCCGCGGCGCCTACGGCCTTTCGCCGAGCCGGTTCCGCCGGGACGGGAAACCGTTGTCCTGA
- a CDS encoding FAD-dependent oxidoreductase, producing MDIAIVGAGMGGLALARVLHVHGIDAVVYEREPSRDARGQGGMLDIHSGQRALREAGLFDEFTAIARGEGQDMRLLEPDGTLLLQEDTPDDAPLARPEVDRADLRDLLLDSLPEHTVRWGHAFASAGDGVVRFADGSSATYDLLVGADGAQSRVRALLTDARPEHIGQNVVELGIPDIDRTHPDLAAMVGRGNYWVLGDGKSLAAQRNGDGRVRFGLSFYNTGEDFFATSGIPLDDPAAARARLIDLLAGWDPRFTALIAACDDTVAARSITTLPIGLTWPSTPGVTLLGDAAHLMPPVGEGANMALLDGALLALALAAHPDDHPAAVEEYEREMFTRAGAAARMSADMQELLMAPDASQRLLAFFQPG from the coding sequence ATGGACATCGCCATCGTCGGAGCCGGCATGGGCGGGTTGGCCCTGGCCCGCGTGCTGCACGTGCACGGCATCGACGCCGTCGTGTACGAACGGGAACCGTCGCGGGACGCGCGCGGTCAAGGCGGCATGCTCGACATCCACTCCGGGCAGCGGGCATTGCGCGAAGCCGGCCTGTTCGACGAGTTCACCGCGATCGCCCGCGGCGAAGGCCAGGACATGCGGCTCCTCGAGCCGGACGGAACCCTGCTGCTGCAGGAGGACACCCCCGACGACGCCCCGCTCGCCCGGCCCGAGGTCGACCGCGCCGATCTGCGCGACCTGCTGCTGGACTCCCTCCCCGAGCACACGGTGCGCTGGGGGCACGCGTTCGCGTCGGCCGGCGACGGCGTCGTGCGCTTCGCCGACGGCAGCAGTGCGACCTACGACCTCCTGGTCGGCGCGGACGGTGCGCAGTCCCGGGTCCGCGCCCTGCTCACCGACGCCCGCCCGGAGCACATCGGCCAGAACGTCGTCGAGCTCGGCATCCCCGACATCGACCGCACGCACCCCGATCTCGCGGCGATGGTCGGGCGCGGCAACTACTGGGTGCTCGGCGACGGGAAATCCCTGGCGGCGCAGCGCAACGGCGACGGCCGCGTCCGCTTCGGCCTCAGCTTCTACAACACCGGCGAGGACTTCTTCGCCACCAGCGGGATCCCCCTCGACGACCCGGCCGCCGCCCGGGCGCGGCTGATCGACCTGCTCGCCGGCTGGGACCCCCGGTTCACCGCGCTGATCGCGGCTTGCGACGACACGGTCGCGGCGCGGTCGATCACCACGCTCCCGATCGGCCTGACCTGGCCGTCGACGCCCGGCGTCACGCTGCTCGGCGACGCCGCGCACCTGATGCCGCCGGTGGGGGAAGGCGCCAACATGGCGCTGCTCGACGGCGCGCTGCTCGCCCTCGCGCTGGCCGCGCACCCGGACGACCATCCGGCCGCCGTCGAAGAGTACGAACGCGAGATGTTCACCCGCGCCGGCGCCGCCGCCCGGATGTCCGCGGACATGCAGGAACTGCTGATGGCGCCGGACGCGAGCCAGCGGCTGCTCGCGTTCTTCCAGCCCGGCTGA
- a CDS encoding vWA domain-containing protein, with protein sequence MTTTLRHRRRRPFVAALAVAVAATFLPVFTAAATPAAAPAAQSPCGPLDVTFVIDDTGSMGPALTTIKNELGNIATAVQTNSGNDYKLGLVTFKDNVTVHSDLTALNLGTVTPQINALTATGGGNEPEASDEAVNTAVNNLPATGRPQVGNFSGVWRTNATKMVILVTDARPGGFDDAFAAADQANAHLRAVQAATKAIKISSVYVQTSTAYPVIPTIMQDYATTTGGTYAATPASGAGAGTAILDALKNCRKTDVFIKDAPADSGVAPHALNPIWTSPDIKVCASLPPCAPINPVVGATNYVVVTLNNPGPYGAGASTGHVEVSYTAQGGAALWPTDWVPVGSSATVTVAPGSVQVPVVWAGVPGPGHFCLLARWISATDPMNYPELPGSNTLTNTRNNNNIAWHNVDTIKLKPGVGTTHPFTLGNPIADRLTTDLVFTQPGKPFAGGPGKVVVDLGKVLAERWRQSGQKGVGVRPVGETEVEIVDPQQATLQGLVIEPKERLETAVTFTATDAAAGGEFVFRMSQSDGKDDLGGVEFQLSTE encoded by the coding sequence ATGACCACCACTCTGCGCCACCGGCGCCGCAGACCCTTCGTGGCCGCGCTCGCGGTCGCCGTCGCGGCCACGTTCCTGCCCGTGTTCACCGCGGCGGCCACCCCGGCCGCCGCACCCGCGGCCCAGTCGCCGTGCGGGCCGCTCGACGTCACGTTCGTCATCGACGACACCGGCAGCATGGGCCCGGCCCTGACCACCATCAAGAACGAGCTGGGCAACATCGCCACCGCGGTGCAGACCAACTCCGGCAACGACTACAAGCTGGGCCTGGTGACGTTCAAGGACAACGTCACCGTGCACAGCGACCTCACCGCGCTCAACCTGGGCACGGTCACCCCGCAGATCAACGCCCTCACCGCGACCGGCGGCGGCAACGAGCCCGAGGCCTCCGACGAGGCGGTCAACACGGCGGTCAACAACCTGCCCGCCACCGGCCGGCCGCAGGTCGGCAACTTCTCCGGCGTCTGGCGCACCAACGCGACGAAGATGGTCATCCTGGTGACCGACGCGCGCCCCGGCGGCTTCGACGACGCGTTCGCCGCGGCCGACCAGGCGAACGCCCACCTCCGGGCGGTGCAGGCGGCGACCAAGGCCATCAAGATCTCGTCGGTCTACGTCCAGACGAGCACGGCCTACCCGGTCATCCCGACGATCATGCAGGACTACGCCACCACGACCGGCGGCACCTACGCGGCGACGCCCGCCAGCGGCGCCGGCGCGGGGACCGCGATCCTCGACGCGCTGAAGAACTGCCGCAAGACGGACGTCTTCATCAAGGACGCGCCCGCCGACAGCGGGGTCGCCCCGCACGCGCTGAACCCGATCTGGACGAGCCCGGACATCAAGGTGTGCGCGTCGCTGCCGCCGTGCGCCCCGATCAACCCGGTCGTCGGCGCGACGAACTACGTCGTGGTGACGCTCAACAATCCGGGCCCGTACGGCGCGGGCGCGTCGACCGGCCACGTGGAGGTCTCCTACACCGCGCAGGGCGGCGCGGCGTTGTGGCCGACGGACTGGGTGCCGGTCGGCTCCTCGGCGACGGTCACCGTGGCACCCGGGAGCGTGCAGGTCCCGGTCGTCTGGGCCGGCGTCCCCGGTCCCGGCCACTTCTGCCTGCTGGCGCGGTGGATCTCGGCGACCGACCCGATGAACTACCCCGAGCTGCCCGGCTCGAACACGCTCACCAACACGCGGAACAACAACAACATCGCGTGGCACAACGTGGACACGATCAAGCTCAAGCCCGGCGTGGGCACCACCCACCCGTTCACCCTCGGCAACCCGATCGCCGACCGGCTGACCACGGACCTGGTCTTCACCCAGCCCGGCAAGCCGTTCGCGGGCGGCCCCGGCAAGGTGGTCGTCGACCTCGGCAAGGTGCTCGCCGAGCGCTGGCGCCAGAGCGGCCAGAAGGGCGTCGGCGTCCGGCCGGTCGGCGAGACGGAGGTCGAGATCGTGGACCCGCAGCAGGCGACGCTGCAGGGCCTGGTGATCGAACCGAAGGAACGCCTCGAAACCGCGGTGACGTTCACCGCGACCGACGCGGCGGCCGGTGGTGAGTTCGTGTTCCGGATGTCGCAGTCCGACGGCAAGGACGACCTCGGCGGCGTCGAGTTCCAGCTCTCCACCGAGTAG
- a CDS encoding TetR/AcrR family transcriptional regulator: MLVWERPEPPDRPVLAPLSRELIVGTAIRLADADGLAAVSLRKIAAALDVGPMRLYGYIATKEELLDLMLDAIYAETRPIGDDWREVLRSSAETTRRAAHRHEWLADLIGGRPQLGPHALARGEAVVAAMGAVGVDDVMPVVDAVNAYVIGAVRREVTERRAERASGMDKAQWQATFGPYLMRAFATGRFPALSTVIHDAAHLDADETFRMGLDFLLDGIAARIAR; encoded by the coding sequence ATGTTGGTGTGGGAGCGGCCGGAGCCGCCGGACCGGCCGGTGCTGGCGCCCTTGAGCCGGGAGCTGATCGTCGGCACGGCGATCCGGCTGGCCGACGCGGACGGCCTGGCTGCGGTGTCGCTGCGCAAGATCGCGGCCGCGCTGGACGTCGGGCCGATGCGGCTCTACGGCTACATCGCCACCAAGGAGGAGCTGCTCGACCTGATGCTCGACGCGATCTACGCCGAGACCCGGCCGATCGGCGACGACTGGCGTGAGGTGCTGCGCTCCTCGGCCGAAACCACCCGGCGGGCCGCGCACCGGCACGAATGGCTCGCCGACCTGATCGGCGGGCGGCCCCAGCTCGGGCCGCACGCGCTGGCCAGGGGAGAGGCCGTGGTGGCCGCGATGGGCGCCGTCGGCGTGGACGACGTGATGCCGGTGGTCGACGCGGTCAACGCGTACGTGATCGGCGCGGTCCGCCGGGAAGTCACCGAGCGGCGCGCCGAGCGGGCCAGCGGGATGGACAAGGCGCAGTGGCAGGCCACGTTCGGGCCCTACCTGATGCGGGCCTTCGCCACCGGCCGGTTCCCCGCGCTGTCCACGGTCATCCACGACGCCGCCCACCTGGACGCGGACGAGACGTTCCGGATGGGCTTGGACTTCCTGCTCGACGGCATCGCGGCCCGCATCGCCCGCTGA
- a CDS encoding endo alpha-1,4 polygalactosaminidase, which translates to MATAGTSSAAVTLPPLAAAWDYQIGGAYTPPSGVKIVSRDNSDSAASGQYNICYINAFQVNPGLDGQWSSDLLLRDANGTKVVDEDWGETLLDLRTADKRTRVAAKINGIIDSCAGKGFQAVEPDNYDSYERSENLFGATQAQDYIKLLSSHAHTKGLAIAQKNTSDLAGNRSANGLDFAVVEECGHYTECDAYTGPFGNRVVDVEYTNSGLSKACGSYQGKISIVQRDVDVVPAGESGYVRKTC; encoded by the coding sequence GTGGCGACGGCGGGAACGTCGTCGGCCGCGGTGACGCTGCCGCCGCTCGCCGCGGCGTGGGACTACCAGATCGGCGGGGCGTACACCCCGCCGTCCGGGGTCAAGATCGTGAGCCGGGACAACTCGGACTCGGCGGCGAGCGGGCAGTACAACATCTGTTACATCAACGCCTTCCAGGTCAATCCGGGCCTCGACGGCCAGTGGAGCAGCGACCTGCTGCTGCGGGACGCCAACGGCACCAAGGTCGTGGACGAGGACTGGGGCGAGACCCTGCTCGACCTCCGCACCGCGGACAAGCGCACCCGCGTCGCGGCGAAGATCAACGGAATCATCGACAGCTGCGCGGGCAAGGGTTTCCAGGCCGTCGAGCCGGACAACTACGACAGCTACGAACGGTCGGAGAACCTGTTCGGCGCGACCCAGGCCCAGGACTACATCAAGCTGCTGTCGAGCCACGCCCACACGAAGGGGCTGGCGATCGCCCAGAAGAACACGTCGGACCTGGCCGGCAACCGCAGCGCGAACGGCCTGGACTTCGCGGTGGTGGAGGAATGCGGCCACTACACCGAGTGCGACGCGTACACGGGCCCGTTCGGGAACCGGGTCGTCGACGTCGAATACACCAATTCGGGCCTGAGCAAGGCGTGCGGCTCGTATCAGGGCAAGATCAGCATCGTCCAGCGTGACGTGGACGTGGTTCCCGCCGGCGAAAGCGGCTACGTGCGCAAGACCTGCTGA